The genomic DNA GTTGGCTGAGTAAATAAACGAAGCAATTAATCGTTGGgcatttttcttaaaaaagtTCAAAGTGTGAAAAAGCCACTTCAAGCCGACTGTTTAAAACTCTTCTCCTCTCAATTTCCAGAATATGCTTAATAGACGAGCATTCTCGGAAGTTCTTTATGATGCGCCTCGCACCTCGAAGCTGAAGGAGGACGCCCGCCAGGTCGAGTTTGTTCGAATCGGGCAAGCTCTCAAGTTGGAAGCGATCGTGCGAGGTGACGCACCGACCAGCATCGCATCGGCCGGCACCGTCTTCAAGCGTCCGCCCTGGGAACCGCACTGCTTCTATCCCACGTTCCAGCCACGGAACGATCTGGTCGGCGATAGCTGGGGCCAGGATCAACTGTTCCTAGCCTCGGACGAAGGTACATATCTGATCAAGGAGGACCAAACGCACCGGGTCGTGTTCGACAAGACGCTGTGCGTGAAGCAGCTGAACGTGGTGGAAGATCACGGCATCATGCTGGTGCGGGGTGGATCCGCCCTCCAGAAAGATGGCCACCGGATACACGTGTTTCGGTTGAACGAGTTTTCCGACGATCGGTTGGTGCAACGATCGCGCGTAGACGTGAAGGAGCGACGGATCGAGAAGACTCGCGGTTGTCATTTGTACGCGATATCAAGGGCTGGCGAGGCACATCTGCGGATGGCGGTAGCCGTCGGGAGGAAGCTGTTGATCTACCAGTGGAAGCATACCGCGGCCTGGACGTCCTGGTGTCCGAACAGCGATAATGACACGGTGGAAGGGTTTCTGTTTCTGAAGGAGATTCATCTACACGACTCGCCGACGATCATGACGATACTGGAGGGATCCTGCCCTAATGCGGGGTTGCTTATTTGTGTCGGGTATCGGCATCACTTTGAGATCGTGTCCGAGCTGACGGGCCATGCGACGAAGCTGCACGAAACGGATACGTTGAAGCGTACCCAGACACATCTGGTGGCTGCGCTGGATCTGTACGATGGTCAGGACACCGAGCTTCTGCTGTGCTATAATCGTGAGTACTTTGAGTTATGTCCGTCCTCCACACGCTTGATGTGCAATGTCCTCTTCCATTTCAGATACCTGTCACTTCCAGAAGCTCTCCGAGGagtgcaacaacagcaccgaGTTTGACTTCCAGTTCAATACGCCACCATCGTCGGTCGTGTGCGCCTTCCCGTACATCATCGCATTCACCCCGGACACGATGGAGATCCGGCTGCTCGTGAACGGCAATCTCGTCCACACCGTCACGATGGCTGAACTGCAGCTCATCACATCCAAGAAAGACATCTTCTTCGTTACGACTGCTCCCGAGTTCATTCCCAAAGGTGCCAAACTGCGTGGTCTCGATGCGGAGGATCACGAACAGATGAACAAACCCAGAATCGAGGAGAGTCGTGTCGTTCCCGACGCGGATGACTCGTCCACCAGCCCGGGACGTAGTAGACTGAGTTCCGATGAGGAAAACTCTTCCGGTGGTAACGCACCGGCTCCCGAGTCGGATCAGAGCGATCCTAGCAAGGAACCGATCGCCGGCGGACTAACAACACCCCAGATTCAGCGTGCAAAGTCACTGCAGAACCCCAAACCGGAGTCGGAAGTGAGCAAACCGAAAGAGGTCACCCTGTCGGTGGACGATCTAAAGCGACCAATTTCCAAGAGTAATTCGTACGGTGAGGCCGGTTCATCCTTTTCCATACCGACCACAACTTGTAGCAAAGATTTGGCGAAACATTTCGGAGCTCAACCGCTACCGAACACCAAGGATCTTTGCCGACACTTTGGAGAAGCGTCCGTACCGCCGAACTCTCCTCGGAACAGCACGATCGTGAAGGGCACATCGCCCAGCTCTCCGACGCGTAAGTCCTTCATCCGACAGCCGACCCTGAATCTGGGCAAATCGCAGACGAACGAAGGCGAAACGTCCCCTTCGAACGGGTCGTCCAACAGTAAGCCATTGCGCGTCTACCGCATACCGCTCACCAATCTGACCGGCACTCACGTCCAGTCGCACCACTATCACTATCCAAGCAATGATCCTGCCAAGAAACCGATCGCGATCGCTACCAAGATGCATCCGAGTGCGGCCATTGCTGCGGCGGTCGTGACCCGGCCAAGCGAGAGTGCTCAGGAGCGGGTACGTCAGCTGCAGTCCTCgaacgaggaggacgaggagggCATATCGCCGTCGGACGAGTCGCACGGTGAGGTGGCGGAGGCGGCCGAGGTGGCCATTCCACCGACGCTCAGCATCTTTGACCAGATCCAGCAGGATCTGCAGGAGCTCAGTATGAAGGATAAGCGCGAGCAGGACGAACTGTGCAGTTCGGTCCTGACGCCATTGTAAGGTGGAGGTAGTAGCTATACGGGAAGTCTCTTGCTGCCACTgactggtttttttgttgggaagGTGTACACggacaaacacgcacacactcggaGATGGGACGCACACTATACTACACTAAGCAAATGGTTTCATCATTAAGCGCGCATGCGTTTTGTTGATGTTAGGTAAGCAAACATGGCGGCACCGGTGATCGGTCGTGATCGCCAAAAACGTCGTTATACCCTGAGCACTGAGATGATGAGATGGTGGTTGTCGAAGTCTAAGCGCAATACATTGGAACTGATTATGCACTGGGATCGCTTGTTGGAGGCAGGAATCGCTTAGTAAACAGTTGTAAGGTTTTCGCGAAATGGTTCATGGTTCCGATGTTCGGGTTCGGGGAAATGGATCAATTCAATCGAGCCCCTTGAATTGGttccacacacactctctctcaccACCGGCAGCATTGTGCTGGAACATCCGAACCAAGACAATTTCTTGTGTTGAGTATTTTTAGCGATGAAGAAATGTGTACGGTCGATCGTGAGAAGCGGCAGCGTGTTGTTCATTATCGATAATTACTAACTGTAGCTCTAAATAACCGaagtacacaaacacacatacctaCCAGGATATCGCAAGTGTTGAACAATATACCCCCAAGAGGGGTAAACCGAGGCCGACTGCTGATAGGGGAAGAAGGTGTTAGAGACACCCGTAGGGCAAGAGTATTTTATTGACAGAGGAAGCAGTTTAGTGTCCGTCGCCATGTTGGAACTAGTGCTCATCACAAGTATTAAgtagaaacaaacacacacacacaaacatatataCATAGAGGAAATCATGCTATACACATGACTATGGCAGGAGGACACATACAAAGGCAACTGTTCTGCCCCGATCCTTTCGGATATTTCGGcttcacacaacaaaaaagtggaggAGAAGACCAACGCCGGCGTTATCTATTTATCTTCTCTCGTGAAGCCCTCCCCCGCCACTAgtacactcactcactcacacaggCGGCATGTTGTTTCCCTGTTTTCTTGCGCTGtgaaattacaaaacaaagaagatAACACAGATTAATGTTCATAAGCTGTAACACAGCAGAGCAGCACTTAGGATGTTGAAGTAGCCGTTGTCCCGAACTACCTAACTGGAATCTATCTCGTCCAATCCGTCGAAACTGTTGTGCTACAAAATGGCTGCTGGGTGGACGGAACTATGACACACAACAAACTagtacacactcacacacaaatgcTATATGTTACAACGTTGAAATGATTCAaaccaaagagagagagagagcgagaacgtACGGAATCCGCACATATTATACCGAACTGTATTTACTTGCTAGAAAACTATTAACACTACAATATCAAGCTATTATTTACACTTCGCTAGAGGAGCCTACAGCCCCGTCTGCCCACAACCTGTCCGGGGGATCGGATGAGGGGTCACCGTTTTATTGTGTGGTGTGGCGCATGTATGAGGTAGCGGACCACAGACAAAGCAAATAAAGGGTTTTAGTTTAGTTGAATGACTTACGGTTTGAGGGACTCCTTATTTGCACTTCGCATGATGACATACCTACCTACCAGACTCATCTGACAGCAACATCAAAGGTCGTtcggtatcattctcatgacaagACCAGCACAACGGATGTTGGCGACGCTAACGAAACACGCAAAAGGTTTATAATCAAAGCACAAATTTATTATCGTCTGTTTCGTCCCTCTCCTAAGGTTCCTCAATTCGTTTACATGCCGCAGCTAATTGCACAGTACATCATCCAACAACAGTATTCATTCTTCTACATGAGTTTCGTTCAATTTTTTGGTTAGTAAATTGATGTAAACCACCTCACACAAAAATCATTGCCTGCTTTGCCCTTACCTTAGAGAACGGGTTTTTGTTTACGTGTACACAAATTGACTTATTTAATATCACTCAGTTTTATGATCAGTGTCATAAATTAGTATCTATCGCGTCGgacagctctctctctctctctctctctctctctctctctctctttgttgcTGGGTGTTTTCAGTGTCGTTCTTTACTGTTCTTTCGTCTAATTTATTTCGACGTTGGTTACGATGAATTTTGACCCATTTCTACTTCCGTACCGCTACGATCCACCTGATTGTCGTGTATCGAAGATGACTAATGACTAGATCAAAATCTATACCGCATGCACAGAAATCTAGCACCCGACCAAAAGACCCAAAAGAGAAGGCAGATACTCCACACAAAAGCACACGATCAGAGAGCAGAGAGGCATCGGAGACACGATCGTCTTAAAAATCTACACGGGGTTAATGAGTACGGTTCGTATAATACAGCTTTGCTTAAGTACAATTCACACTATACGGCCGGATCGAGCCTATAAGGTGGTTAGTATCATATAAGTAGCATCCGGCTCTCCTTACACGCCAGCTCCAGAGTTCCGGAGTTTTAAAAACCTAGTGCACAGAGAGTTACAAACGCGAACGCCGGATCAGTACAGAACATACCACGGTAACGTCGCTGTTCCGATCGACCGAGCGACGCACCGTTTGCGGCTAAAGCTACAATAGTTTGAAGGCAGGAAAAGCACCCGATGCGTAAGATGAACGCTTCGCAAACGTACGAACGCGCGTCTCAAATCGTCAAATCCTCCCAATCTTCCTTCTCCCGCTCGGACAGCTCGATCCGGAACGAGACGACGGCATGCTTGAGCAGATCGTGACACATCGGGGTGAGCGGATTGTGCCGCAGGTCGACCACCTCGAGCGAATCGGACGTGATGATTTCGTCCCGGTCGATGTCGATGATGGCGTTGTTGTTGGCCTTCAGCTCGCGTAGCTTCGGCATCTTAAACACGACGGCGGGCAGTGTGATGAAGGTGTTGTGGGAAATGTCCAGCATCTCGAGCGAGTGCAGATCGGCCAACTCGTCCGGTAGCCGGGCCATCTGGTTGTGGGACAAGTTGAGGTCTGTGGGAAGCGAGGAAAAACAGGCATCTATAGTACGGTGGAGGTCATTTGGGGCGTGATAAGGTGTAGCTCACCTGTGATGAAGCTGAACTTGACTGCAAATTTGGGAGATATCTTCGTAATCACGTTGCTGCTCAGATCACACGTCTTCAGCTCGGTGTGTCTCATCAGATGGTAGACTGCATCGGGCACCTGGATCAGCTCGCATTCCGAAAGATCTACAATCAGGTAACAGAGAACGATAATTAGAAGGAATTCCAATAAACGACCGATAATTGATTAAACAGTAATGTGTTTAGCTTAATCATGCTACACGAAGAGTCATACTTAAATGCTTCGATTCCAACGCATCCTCGCATCGATTTACAACTTTTGCCACAAAAGATGCCATAACTTGTCAGTTGGAACTCCACCGTTTCCTATTAATATATCACTAAATGGTTACAACTTTACCAAAACCACCGTATCGGCCGCTCCGGTTAACGaactaaaataaattgttactAAAAATAACACTGACTTCACCACCCGCTAAAACGGCCACGCGAACGGACCCTTAGCTGAACACACATTACTTTAGGTGACGCAATTCATGAATGACAAACACTGTCAACAGTCAACGACAGGCATTTGAAATATAGGTAAATCAATTTCAATCCTTTTTTAATACAATGTACGCACATTTAACTTTTGAAAGGGTTAAAAATAAACGTTTTAAAATAGCTGAGCTTAGAAATCATTTTCAGGCTGCAGATTTGTTTACAACCGCAACAGGTGATTGTGACACATAAACAAACGCGCCAACTGTCAGTTCGAACCGCAACGCTTCGACGGATATAACGGTGGATTCGGGAGTTCGGACTGAGTTGTACGATGAAGCGTTTTGGCGCTTTGATGTAAATATGTAATTTTACGTTGGAGAATGCACCTTTCAGCCTGGGTTTTTCTCTTTATGGCCGTTTTGCATTAATTTGTATAGCTTTCTACCGAAAATATATAGTTAATGTACTTCATCATACACTTCCCCACTCAAAGGGATGTTATTGCACCCCACCTTATCATCCCCAAACGATGACCTATATTAAAACCCACTCGTGCACATGCGCCACCGTACTGATCTAGCCCAATAGTAAGCGGATGTTTAAATTCATTGCCTTCCCACAAGATCTAGACAAAGGCACCACAAGTTCGTTCGTTCACGGTTCAGCGATTGCTCTGCTTAGCTGCACTGCAAAATCTATCGttggtgccgtgcgttatcagcgTACATTTGCTACCACGACGATATCGGGTACCAGAGCGGCCGGATTGCAGCGTAATTTACAAGGGCACTTGTTTACCaacgaaaaaacacaccacaccagaCAAGCCGGAGTCTTTGTCATGGCGTCGACTCCTACTAAGTCGCTGTTGTTCGCGGTGCACTCGAGAGCAGCAGCCCGATGAGTGGGATCGCGATGAACTAATGATACTTCGCCGCGATAACGTAATATTGCGTGCTTTCTTCGGCGCGTAATATCGAGTCCGGCGCAATCGATGGCGCATCGGGTTTGTTGCATCCggtagagaagaaaaacagccAGAGAAAACGGGAGACGAAATTGGAAAAATAAGCTTGTAATGATGAAGCGTATCAAGCCCACTCACAACACCAGACAGTCGGAAGTGGCATGCCGTTGATGGGGTATGGTAGCCGGAAAAAAACCTTACCAAACAAACATAACAATGACGAAAATGTACCAAGCAGGATGTATAGCGGCCACCGACGAGAGAAGGCACGAAATCGATCACAATGCTTCCACAAATGCCTTACCCGTCGTGGCCGGTAGTGGAGCCATTTTCAATATATGCTGCATTGTTACCGTTACATCACCACGTGCTAGTATAATGATCGTGCCTCCATGTGCAATGGCAGTTTTCGCCACTCGCGCACATAACGCTGGACATAGCAATGGACAGTGAAAATGGCTCGCTGCCAAGCCGAAATGCATTGCCGGTCCACACGAGCTGCGTGCGTGAAAATTACTTTCCGATTCAGTGGAAAACCCCCATTTTCCCGGTGCTGCGTCAAAGACCGCACCCGAGGTCGAGCGTCGTACGAtgcgaggtttttttttccgcaAGTGCGCAATCCGATCCCCGGTCGGTCACCGGAAAATTCATAAATCACCTCCCTGTTCGTACAGTGGTGGATCGGAAGATGGGTAGGAGGAAAGTACGCCGGCAACGTCCCATCACTGACAGCTAGACCACAGCGGGCAACAGTTTCCTCACACAGACGGGGCGAGAATAGAATTTCCCTCTCAGTTTCCGAAATCGGTGCCAAAGACGCACAAAGAaacgtcccccccccccacccctggGTTTGAGTTTATTTACACAAACATACAGGCCGTTTTGCTTCCCATTACGGCTTAAACCCAGGCAAAACGCAAATTGGCAGACCTTCTGCTCTTCTCATGGGCGCAAATGCGTAAAATGATGCACACAAAGACGACATTCGCTTGTGTTTTGCTCAGTGCGATGTGATGAAAACCCCGGTGGCGAAAAACGGGAGCATTTTCACTGCAAACGGAAAACAGTACCCGGTCAGTCAGCAACAGGAAGTAGGTTGCATCGAATGCATTTCACCGTACCCCAGGCATGACCTGAATAGCTGTGCATTGGATGCCGCAATCAACACAACAAGTGAAGCGTTCATTTCGATTTTGGGGTCGACTAAAGTCGTCGCATTCGATGCTTATGAAATTACACCTTAACGCTTAACAAGCCGCACAGGAAAGCATAATAAACCTGCAAATGAGATTTCGCTTATGTtgctttcaatttcatttcgcTTAAACGATACGAATCATCGTGCAAGTGGTGTGTGCTGGCATTATCGCACTATCCATCCAGCCAACCGACAGCGAGAGAAAATAAACGAAAGGGAAATTTGAATTTACCGACCCTCAATCAGCGAGCCGGCGTGAACCGGCGCGGCGCCGTCGTGTTGATTTAATCGCTCAAAATGGTCAAAATCGCGATACGCGGCGCGCAATGGATCTTCCAGACCAGTTAAGACATCAcgcattcccatcccggcTAGGTTCATCCATTGCGGGATCCGACGCCGATGCGATTTTTCGTTGATTAGGTCTGATTAATAGGGAGAAAAGGGTGTCGGGGATGCCCGTTTTAGCCGCAAGTCTTTAGGTGACTCACGATCAGATAAGCGTAAAGGATTAAGATTGACCCAACAATTCTCGTTTGGCGGCAGTTGTGAATAATTACGCGACTTTACACGGTGTCACATTgtatcggtcggtcggtgtcaTGTGTTTGTTGAACGCTCTTTCAAAATGGGAGCCTCACATTTATAACCGGGGAGCATCACGTTTGCCGGATGCAAATAAGCGTTAGCGGGTTGATAAACCTGACGGCTCCTTAGCAGCAAACCATCGAGTCAAtcgaatttaaaaattaatcacCGGGCCGACCAGacagcggcgtcggtcttcacacggcaacaccgggcttcaaatctcaactgggccgttccccccgTAGAGAGAACTGACTacccaactatgcggtatcactaagtctagcaagccagaaatggcaggcataacccaagaggtcgttagacaaagaagaagaagaagaagtataaaTTATCCCAAATGTAATCAACTTACATTCAAATTAACCTTTACCACACAAAAACCTAAGATTACAGCTGATATGCCACCCCAACCCCATCTGAATGTCCAGCTTTTGGTAGAATCAAGTCatggaagccagaaatggcaggccaagacatCTTGAGGTTATGAAGAAGGCCAGTagagaagtagaagaaaataaattgctaaAGGTGTTGATACAGCAAAGACACTCTGATTGCAAACTAAGTCACACCTATTCTGTCATCATCAACCTATCACCTCCACTAAACCTGACCACATCTCAGGTTTTGTTCAGAAAACTTTATTGTCCTCAATAGTGGACTCATCCAAAAACGGTTTCAAATGCTTCTCTTAACCTCTCCATTTTATTCCTCCCAGCAATAAAATCGATCTATATTGCAACAAATCTCGATCGAGTTGCTTCAGCCGGAGTTGCgagttgcaaaaaaaaggcccgCAAACCGTCTTTGTAACAAACTTGCCAAAAAGCTAATTAACTAAAACAGTACTCCCCCCATCAGGCAAGTAGTTTAAGGTCAGCACGAGCGCGCGCTATGAACCGGAAGCTCTGGGGCCTCAACGGTGGGATGGAAAAGTCTCACTTTTTAGGACCGCGCTTCATATCACGCGACCATCCGCCGTCCGTGTGGAAAATCTAGGCCAGCAGCGCCGACTTTTCCGagctttgttttgatgcttTTACTTTCTCGCTGATGTAACGTCGTCTCCGAGCAGCGGGGGGGTTTGCTCGGTTCGATGGAAAACCTGAAGGCTTAAGCCGCTTATTCAACCGTTTACCGATTTTTTGGACAATCCGCCAACACCGATCGCTTTGCTTTGCTGAGGTGATGCTTAGTAAGTAagtcaataaataaataaacggaCTGATGGGCCGTTccatctatgtgtgtgtgtgtttgtgtgtgaaggAAAAGAGCAGAAGAAAACCCCGTATGAcacagtttttcttttcccgctTGCGCGCGCCTCCACGATTGCGCACTTTCGATGGTTCAGAGGGTGCGCATTATgcaagggtgtgtgtgtgtgtgtgcgccaagGGGTGCATACGGGGACTGTGGGGGCTGCCTTAGCTTCTGGACCACACGAACATCGGCGGTGCATTGTGTGTGCATTCGCGTTGTGAAGGGAAAGTCACACAACAATCGAACAAAAGCCCCGGCGCACATTGCTACATTTATGGCGTTCCCATCTGTTTAACCTAGTGAGGAGTGATTTTTCCCTGCCTTTGCTTGTAATGTCCGGGCTGGGAAATTGTTTCACTCATCGATCAGTGTGACCTTCTTTCGGTTATCTGTGGAACAAAAGTTCGTTACACCTCGCCTGTGTGGGCAATCACAATTATGATCGTAATTTACAATTATTGATTCGTTTACGGTAGCTTAATGCTCTTTTTCCTGAttttcactctcactctctcgctctctctcgggCTTCTTGAATGACAATTGTAAAGGAGTTTGTAACGGAGTAGGCGAAGCATTGCATCACATTTAAAGGCGCATTAAAGCAATTGTAAATTCGATTCCGATGATTAAATAATTAAGATAAATCTCTGCATTACAACATAAATGAGCAGTGGGTTAGTGGGAGCGATCGAAGTATGTAAGTCAAGAGTGTgatgcaaaataaaatttaaaacagccGCCAAAATGCGCAATTTAAATAGCAAAATCTAAAAAACAACCCCTATCCAACAAACAGGTGCAACTCATCATCATAAATCATATTTGCGTCTTTGCACCGTAAAAGGAAAACTGGAAGACGTCACAGACGCTCACGGCGCGATGTCTTAATCGGCGTAGACATGTGTCAGACGGCAACCGCAACCGAGCCCTTTGTACGATGAATTATGAGTTGTCCCAGGCACGATCACGATTTCTGCCACATCCCCAACGAGGCATGCGCCCGTCCACCAACTTCCTCTCACTCGACCCGTCTCGACCATCGTGCATTTTATGGGCTTGCTTTTACCTTAAAAGGGCTAATTCTGAGTGCTACCGCGAACCAAGCCGGACCGGGCCCGAAAGATCAATGATCAAGCCTGCTGACCTCGCGCGCGCAAACTCCGTACAATCAGGAAGCCTCGCAAAGAAGGAAGGCGCCACACACGCATACGGCTGGGgggttaaaatattttttttttttgcgatttgTAGAGGGAGGCAAAGAAGACCGACTCGAAGGAATTAACAGTAGCGAACGGAAAGCAGctggaaaaaatattgtttcacaTTATGCAACGAAGCGCATTAATGCACGCCCGATGCAGGGTGTTTGTATACAAACAAATGTTAATGCTCGAGCACCGGATGtgataga from Anopheles stephensi strain Indian chromosome 2, UCI_ANSTEP_V1.0, whole genome shotgun sequence includes the following:
- the LOC118505351 gene encoding leucine-rich repeat-containing protein 20 isoform X2, whose translation is MASFVAKVVNRCEDALESKHLNLSECELIQVPDAVYHLMRHTELKTCDLSSNVITKISPKFAVKFSFITDLNLSHNQMARLPDELADLHSLEMLDISHNTFITLPAVVFKMPKLRELKANNNAIIDIDRDEIITSDSLEVVDLRHNPLTPMCHDLLKHAVVSFRIELSEREKEDWEDLTI
- the LOC118505351 gene encoding leucine-rich repeat-containing protein 20 isoform X1 codes for the protein MRPPTHFGNDITNTGANGDDQQNNNNNGGGGNGGNNGGNNTDYIVERLTQMGATINFPKVAGRGIIRVVERCDDAKENNNLDLSECELIQVPDAVYHLMRHTELKTCDLSSNVITKISPKFAVKFSFITDLNLSHNQMARLPDELADLHSLEMLDISHNTFITLPAVVFKMPKLRELKANNNAIIDIDRDEIITSDSLEVVDLRHNPLTPMCHDLLKHAVVSFRIELSEREKEDWEDLTI